TTGCTGATGGTTCACCATATCGGTGTATTCTAAAAACGCCCCGCTTGCCAGTTTGCCCGGCGCTAATACCACCTCGTCGTTGTGAGAAGTATCAGCATAAGCACATTTATAGGTTGACGATAATGCGGAAATCACTTTATCCGCTAATGATTTGATATAAACGCATGGTGCACCTACTATGGCCCATTCGTTCCTGCCGAAATTGCCAATCGCCGGCCGCTTCAGGCCGGCATGTTTCCTATGCCCGCCGGCAGGCAGGTTATGCTCTTTTGAAGTCACGCTTCCCTCCTGTCTTTTCCATCAGTTTGGTTTCCCTGATCACAATATCATGGCTCAGCGCCTTGCACATATCATAAATGGTCAAAGCCGCTATTGATGCCCCAACCAACGCTTCCATTTCGACGCCTGTTTTGGCTGTGATAGTCGCCGTACAATCTATTACAACCTCCTGCTCCTCATTCAAGTGAATACTGACCTGGCAATTATCAAGGCCCAGCGGATGGCAAAGCGGTATTAAATCGCCGGTCTTCTTGGCGGCCATGATGCCGGCTATGATCGCGGTCTGGAAAACCGAGCCTTTTTTGGTTTGAATATCGCCGTTAACCAGCTGCGCTAATACCTCTGATGGCAGGGAAACAACGCTGCGTGCAGTAGCCGTACGGCGGGAAATTTGTTTTTCGCCTACATCAACCATTGTCGCCTGCCCCTTTTCATCTAAATGTGTAAACTCCATATTCAAATATTATTAAAGGGCCACACCCTGAAAGCCTCACTTTTTTTGAATTCACTCCGTTGCAAAGGGAGCTCCATAAAAGCGTCTGTATCCGCTAAGTTAGCAAAATCGCCTGAACCATTTCCTTCAACCGGGGTCGCGAATAATTTACCTTCTTCTGAAAACCTCAATGTCACTTGTAAAAA
Above is a window of Mucilaginibacter ginsenosidivorans DNA encoding:
- the moaC gene encoding cyclic pyranopterin monophosphate synthase MoaC, yielding MEFTHLDEKGQATMVDVGEKQISRRTATARSVVSLPSEVLAQLVNGDIQTKKGSVFQTAIIAGIMAAKKTGDLIPLCHPLGLDNCQVSIHLNEEQEVVIDCTATITAKTGVEMEALVGASIAALTIYDMCKALSHDIVIRETKLMEKTGGKRDFKRA